aacattattcaattttttatttaaatgtaaaaaaacaaaaatcagtttTCAATATTTCCTAAATAAACTAAagtgattttaataaaatatgttagTGATTGTtggctttttgtttttcaaaaataattattaaagatataatttaattttttgagtgatATTCGATAGATctaattattaaagataaaatttattttttatattaaataagaaaaatattatcataaaatcaagaaaaaaaaaaaaaccaagcagactctagatatttaataaaaaatattgtcaaagataatatttaattttttagattaaataagaaaatctaaatatttaataaaaaatattgttaaagataatgtttaattttttagattaaataagaaaaatgtaataattaaagatgatatttaatctcttaaattaaatagaataaaatagaaataactaAAGGAAATATGTATTCTTACTAAAAagccttaaatatttaattttttattaaaaatgatatttaattttttatattaaaatagtaataatgaaataattaaagataatatttaatctcataaattaaatagaatagaataaaaataactaaaggaAATATTTGTTCTTACCAAGAAGAAATAAACCGATGTTATGGTTTTGCAGCTCCGCAAGTAAAAAGTCACACCATTGCTTAGGTGTAGACGCTTTAATTGAACTACGATGAGGATGAGGAAGCAGATGATACAGCGGTGGTGAAGGCATCACTGTATCTCTTCCCACTACCGACTCTTCAAATGAATATGACTTCTCTGCAATCACATGGACCCCACATTTTTCACCCCATAGTTTCCATGTCTCACCCATGCGCAGTGCATACTCTGTTGGCTCTGAAGAAATGCATAGTTCCAATTCGTCATCTTCACAGTAATCTTTCATTGCCATTTCACTTCTACTTACGTATCTTATCCATCCCTCCATAAATATATGTATTCCTATCTGTGCTCGTTTATCATTAAACAATATTCTTCCGttgcttttatttcttataataataataatgttagtgTGTGTGTAAAGATGAGTGCCCTTCTCAAGCCAAAGAACTAAGCCATGGAAGTCTGGAGGTATATGGAATGACAATGAGCCTCCTTCTCTCTTGTAGCTCATCCAATCTGGCCTCTCATGTAGTTCATCATGTTCTAGACTGAAGTTAATACGATACCCGTGACCACGGTTGCACATTGCctgtataaatatattatcataaaatcaagaaataaaaaagaaaaccaaagactttaaatatttaataaaaaatattattaaagataatatttaattttttagattaaataagaaaaataagaaaatattattaaagatgatatttatttttttaaaataaaataataataataataataataataattgcctGTATACATATTAATTTCAAGGAATACTGTGATTTTAGACATTAATAAATGTATGTGCCAATTGTGTGTGTTTCTTCTTGTGCAAGAGAGACTGAAAGAAATAATACCTCAACAACGCTCTTCTGTAATTTATTTGGTGAATGACTGCGTCCTTGAACACTAACATTCCAGAAACTATTATTTAGCCTTTCGATGTCCTGAATCTCTTTTAACGAAAGACATTCAAATACATTTACACATAGGTCTTTTTTTGACTGGATTGGTATTCTTACTCTTTCCAATGATATGCAAGAGGATGCATCCAAACGGCTTAAACTTGAAGGAAGATCTGGGATTGATACAAGATATTTACATGTCTTAACAACCAAGCACCATAGGTTGGGAAGGAAGCCGATCCCAGAAGGCAGGCTAGAGAATTTGTTTTCACTTAGATCCAATACTTCTAGAGAGAACAAACCCCTAAAATCAACACAATTAGTTGTGTGATCAGACAAACCACTTTTAGAAAGCTTAAGACGTTTCACTAATCTCCATTGAGTGAAAGATGTTGACAACCaacatttcaaattcaaaacacCTGCTGAAATCAAAGAACTTGGTGGAGTCAAAACACCTGCTGAAATCAAAGAACAACTTGGTGGAGTCGGACTGCATCCACGCAATGATAACCATTTGACATACTTTAATTGCCCAATTGAAGAGAGAAATTGCTCAGTTTTAATCCCATCGACTAGCAGCTTAGTTAAGGATTCCATATCACCCATGCCTTTTGGTAATTTTTCTAGTTGTGAACACCCAGAAATATTCAGAGTTTTAAGAGACTTTACATTGCCAATGCTTTCAGGGAGAGTTTTCAAGCTCCGACATCtcttcaaattcaagaaaacaaggCTCATCGAATGTCCAATTGATTGATGCACCTCAACTAAACTCGAGCAACCTTCCAGAATTAGTTTCTCTAGACTTGAACTGAGcaagtttggtgttttaataAGGTTCAGAGAATGACTAAGATCAAAGATTTTTAGCCTGTTGAGAATCTGTTATAATAGAGcgcaaataattaaaattattcataGAAAGTCGTaacatgtaaataaaaattacgTACTGGAGAAATTTTGGGGATTTTAGTATGTTTCGCACCTTTTTTCCCTTCCATAGTTCTTTAAGGCTACTGTACTGCATATCAAGAACAGCTAGATTGTCCAAGGTAAAATCAGATGGCAAAAATTTCAAAGGACATTCATGCCAACAAATCCACATCAACTTTCTAGAAAGCAGTTTGAAGGATCCGGTGAGATGTGCTCCGTTGATTTGGAGCAAATTTAAGCGCTTCATTTTCGCAAATGATCCTGTGCTAAGTGATTTAGCTTCTGATGCTCTGACATCCAGTGCAAGACCCTCTAGTGCAAGATCCTCTACATCAACcgtaccctaaaaaaaaaacaataaaactttcATATGATTATTTGTAATAAGTTTGACTAGAAAATACGCATGACTATGCTTTCGTGTATGCATTGAGCTCTTACCTTCTGCTGGTCAAGTACATCCCATGCTTCGTCGTTCTTCCAAATTCTGGTCCTATTTCCAAGAAGCAAGGGAGACGATTCACAAACGATCTCCCTTCCCATGTCTCGTAATAGATCGTGCATGGTTACACTTACAGTCCTTCCAAATAACTGTCTTTCATCTTTAATTACATGAAATTGAATCAGAGACCTTTCACAGAGTTTTTCCAAAACAACTTCTGGATTGTAACGGCAACGGGCTTCTAGCACTTTTGCGAcgtattctttctctatacCAATAAAGAAGCATGCAATATCAAGGAATGCTCTTTGTAGTTCACCATCAAGTGCGTGATAACTTATTAGAAGCTTTTCTTGAATACCTTGGTTTGGAATTCTGCTCAAGTTGTCAATTTCACTTCCCCATCTATCTTTGTTTTCCCTGAACAGAAGAGCTCCTATAACCTTAAGAGCTAAAGGAAGTCCTCCACAGCAACCAACGGCTTTCTTCGAAAGCTCAATATAATCTTCTGCTGGTTTGGTGTCCTTAAAGGCATGCCAGCTGAAAAGCTGAAGGGCCTCATCTGGTTCCAATTCTTCAATCTGAAATGTTTGATCTGCTTCACGAAGTAAACTTGAATATCTTGTTGTAATAATTACTATACTTCTCTGACCAAACCAACTTCGATCTCCCATCAATGCATTTAGCTGGTCCAGATGAGCCACATcatcagcaacaacaagaactcttttgTGACGAAGTCGCTCTTTGATCAGAACCTTTCCTCTATCAGCACAATCGAAGTTTGCAACATCctgttttaaaatatcatgaagaagTTGCTTTTGTATAGGAACAAGACCATTAACTTGTTTTGACCTTTCATTGATATCCGAAAGAAAACAGCTTCCATCGAATCCATTGCAGAGTtgattaaatacaacttttgcTATAGTTGTCTTTCCTATTCCTGGCATCCCATGTATGCCCACAATGCATACATCATTTGTTGCATTATTTAGAAAGTCATAAATATTGTGAGTACGCCGATCCATACCTACGAGGTGCTCAGGAACATCTAAGCACTCGCGACATAATTTCTTCAACACATCCTTGATAATCCCTTCGATAAATTTTGCTTCATGCCTGCTCACAGAAAAAAAGGCAAGTCATCGATAGCAAGTCAATTAAGTAtgctaaaaagaaatattttataacttcaaattgaaaaatgtaATGTAAAATTACTCCATAAACGTCTGCAAGTGAATCTTAGAGAGAAAAGGAATACCCATTTGCCATATCATTGAGACTCCATCCAGATAGGTTTCCGGCAACCTCAAGAGCTTTTCTCCACTCCTTCACCAACTCCTCTTCAAAACGCTCTTCATGCTTATCAAATGCCTCTGCAAAACTGCCAGTCTGTTTTCTCACATCTGAAGGATCAATGTCATAGAATATAGGAAGAACAATCTGACcggttttcttccttttgcacTTAAGAATCTCTACAAGTTCATTGAGACACCATCTAGAAGAAGCATATCCTTTTGAGAAGACAACTATGGATATCTTTGATTCTCGAATTGCCTCGATAAGATGCTCGGAGATTTCTTCTCCTCTAGGAAGTTCAACATCATCTAGAAAAGTGTGGATTCCTGCTTGGACTAAGGCAGTATATAGATGACCAGTAAACGTCTTGCGATTATCTTCTCCTCTAAAGCTCAAGAAGACATCGTAGTACCCTTCTGGTATAGAACGAGAAGACTCTAGCTCTGCCATTTCAGCTGTAGAATTGAAGGAACAATCAATTAGCAATTTAAGCTTAATAATGAGAAAGCATAAGACAAGAGCAACTgaagttaaacaaaaaacaaacaaagctttcacatttttgttattggtaaagacatgaaattaaaacaagaaagaagcaaagaagagttAGCTATACCTCTGTATAACAAAGAGTTAGCTATGAAATTGCAGCAATCGGAGAGAGAAGTTTTGCAACTGAAATTATTGAATCGGAGAAATGGGGAAAGAACAGGGAAAGTAAAAAATGCTAAACATTAAGGCGGAAAAAAACAACTTCATTTAAGAAGATCATTATGAAACATTGGATTATATCCTTAATGTGGAACATAATGGTGGGTCCGATTAATTATATCCTTAATGTGGAACATAATCAagtgatttatattttaattatttaaaaggggggggggacaataacataaatcatgagttgtcaaaaaaaaagaaaagaggtgcCCACAATCTCTTATCCTTATATCCAAATCCAGCGGTTGAGAGATTcaccttattttttgtttattttgaattcactaaaaaaatagaaggaaattGAGAAAGTTTCTTTCAAATTATTAGCAAAGCAATGATTGTCAAAGAGCAAGCAGCGTAAAACGTTGAAAGCAGGTGTACAGTACATACTTTACATTACACGttacttttaataaattcaaatgatGTACAGTACatctattaaaatcatttttcttcctgCAGAGTGCAGATCCTCTGCAAAGTTTCCACAACAACTGGGTCCACGTGTTACTGATACCAAACTCTTCCAAGCTATTGTTGACCAatgtaaaacacaaaaaagaaaaaattaaacacagatTTTGCTTCAActccattattgttttttcttgaaccgTTCCTCTCTGTGCTTTTACTGTAACAATTTATTAAAGCAGTGTAAAGCGTTGAAAACATGGGTATCATGAAGTGAGATAAAGTTTTGTGTTTGTAATAAGAGTATGTCAATAATTAGTTATATATGtcataatttaattctttacctttcatttttataaaaacaaaaataattaagtttttttcaacaaatttaatcataattatCGAACCCAGCCTAAAattaacccaattaaaaaacaaaatctcgaGTTACACGGATTGACCgagtcaactaaaaaaaatatatatatttgatttttaatatttcatatgaaaaaaattaaagaaacaattcATATGAATATAGGTTATACATGttgcatataataaaatttaaaagattatttcaaaaggtttttttatctcatattaaaaagatattattttattcttttaaaccaaaatgatttttttattccacattgaaaaaataaaatattcttctagtatttatatagtgaactttgaaatgGTTTAGTAaccaatagaaaaatatatatatataaaaaaagagatctctagctagaaaaaaaaaaattgaaaaaacaaaacgggTCTCTACCgggttttttctagtttttgcaTATAGCTTTAGTTCACGTCACAAATtattcttctagtatttatatagtgaactttgaaatgatttagtaaccaatagaaaaatatatatatataaaaaagaggtctctagctagaaaaaaaaaattgaaaaaacaaaacgggTCTCTACCGGGTTTTTTCTAGTGTTTGCATATAGCTTTAGTTCACgtcacaaattattattattattattttgatagataTAACATATgataaatgagattttaatataagaactattggaataataaatattttctcagattttttatttttcttatttagtattattaaaatctttataatttttttctacttaaaaaggaataatttttcttttttattttttttattaaatattatcaagctctctggtttttctatttaaaaaataataattttatatttggttgtttctatatataaactGTACTCATAGTCTTTTGGAAACagactttgatattttgatgatttaataaaGAGATTCCTGTAAGAGATTATATAATATGCTTAGGGTTTTCTCAAGCCCTTTTCAGAGAAAGAATATTCTTTCGTGCAAATTATTAGTAgtgcaataattataattatgaaagataaaaaggttaattgtattttttatataggatAAAAGGATATGCTTTATATTCATTTGCAGGCGGAGAAAGCACCACGAAACTAGGAATTTCTAGTGGTAATTTTGAGTTAATGCAAATCATGAATTAGACTAATCAAATAACATATTCAAATCGAATCAGCAGTTcctatatgtatatatagacAGACTCGTCAATATAAGTCATTGATTTTACTAGTTATTTTCGATTTATCTTAATAGATTtagctattatatatatagttgatgttttatttttaaaaaacaattgattattttcttacaatttaaaaaaaaaacgagattttaaaaaattaaaaaatttaattctttagctttcttgcaaataattcctttttaattacattaaaacctagaataatatatattttgaataatttaaggaagaaattataatgtaattgtAATTAAGTTATTAGAAATCTTACAAAGAGATTATATATCTCTTTCATGTTCTCTAATATTTTCatccatcttttatatttattaaaaaaatattttaattatttctgtgtttttttttcattaagaaTATTTGACTTCATTTTATTCTTCCAACTTCTTCTCTATGCATATCATAATAGGAACTGGTACTATTTATTCAAACTAATTCCTAttcttttgttattatcatctaatttattattactacatatataataaaaataaatattttttaataatttatataatataccGTCCAACTATTAAAAccatgatatattttaaagtaataattaaaaaacctcAATTTAGTTCAAAATATACAATACCATCATTATGtgtcttttatcaattttagcAACATGTTGATCGATATTGAGCTGGAATTTGGAGTGGTAATTTCGAGGTAGTTGCTGTTGgagtataattataaaaaagatattaattttttttttaaatatggttcaattttattattttttgttattttgaaatcaCTAAAAAATGTTCATCATCTTTGCTGCAgattattagcaatgcaataatcataattataaaaggtAAAAGGTAACAGTACCTAGAggaaaaaaagcaaggaaatttcTCAAGTGTGTAGTCCTAGGTCCGCGCGTTAAAAAAAGCAAGGAGCGAGGTTCCAAGAAAAGCCTCAACAAACCTTGCCCTGTCGTTCTTTCTCAATCATATTGATTGAATATCAAAATGGGGTGTTTGCTTTTTTCATCAGGTAAGCCATGTAAAGAAGGGAAATGACACAAGAAAGAtgcttcctttctttctcaCTCATACTGATTGAATATCAAAATGGTTGTTcccttttgctttttatttttatttctctctctatattgaaagtttgaaaatttttatgacAATAATACACGATAGTACGTTTTGATAGCTCTTCAAAACTTTATGACAAGAAAATGAATGTATTTTTGCGTTCCTTCTTAGTGGTAATTAACATTTACTTTTAACACATTGAGGATGATCActctaaaatttgattaaaggaCTTACTTTCTTAAATTATACGAAAATTAATccatgaatattatttttttacaataaaaggagaaaaaaagagctACATTTGTTTCAAATCCTAGCCCAGATTTTGCTAAAATTCGATTGAGAGCTGGTGCCTAAAATTGAGAACTGGCTCTAGCAAGCTTAGTTTAAGCCTGACCTGTACCACTTGTGCTCAATTATTGTCCTTTTTGGTTCAAGGACAAAATACTGCTTGGCATAAAATATAGTGGTTGCAAGCCCCGTACAAT
This genomic stretch from Populus alba chromosome 19, ASM523922v2, whole genome shotgun sequence harbors:
- the LOC118058370 gene encoding TMV resistance protein N, translated to MAELESSRSIPEGYYDVFLSFRGEDNRKTFTGHLYTALVQAGIHTFLDDVELPRGEEISEHLIEAIRESKISIVVFSKGYASSRWCLNELVEILKCKRKKTGQIVLPIFYDIDPSDVRKQTGSFAEAFDKHEERFEEELVKEWRKALEVAGNLSGWSLNDMANGHEAKFIEGIIKDVLKKLCRECLDVPEHLVGMDRRTHNIYDFLNNATNDVCIVGIHGMPGIGKTTIAKVVFNQLCNGFDGSCFLSDINERSKQVNGLVPIQKQLLHDILKQDVANFDCADRGKVLIKERLRHKRVLVVADDVAHLDQLNALMGDRSWFGQRSIVIITTRYSSLLREADQTFQIEELEPDEALQLFSWHAFKDTKPAEDYIELSKKAVGCCGGLPLALKVIGALLFRENKDRWGSEIDNLSRIPNQGIQEKLLISYHALDGELQRAFLDIACFFIGIEKEYVAKVLEARCRYNPEVVLEKLCERSLIQFHVIKDERQLFGRTVSVTMHDLLRDMGREIVCESSPLLLGNRTRIWKNDEAWDVLDQQKGTVDVEDLALEGLALDVRASEAKSLSTGSFAKMKRLNLLQINGAHLTGSFKLLSRKLMWICWHECPLKFLPSDFTLDNLAVLDMQYSSLKELWKGKKILNRLKIFDLSHSLNLIKTPNLLSSSLEKLILEGCSSLVEVHQSIGHSMSLVFLNLKRCRSLKTLPESIGNVKSLKTLNISGCSQLEKLPKGMGDMESLTKLLVDGIKTEQFLSSIGQLKYVKWLSLRGCSPTPPSCSLISAGVLTPPSSLISAGVLNLKCWLSTSFTQWRLVKRLKLSKSGLSDHTTNCVDFRGLFSLEVLDLSENKFSSLPSGIGFLPNLWCLVVKTCKYLVSIPDLPSSLSRLDASSCISLERVRIPIQSKKDLCVNVFECLSLKEIQDIERLNNSFWNVSVQGRSHSPNKLQKSVVEAMCNRGHGYRINFSLEHDELHERPDWMSYKREGGSLSFHIPPDFHGLVLWLEKGTHLYTHTNIIIIIRNKSNGRILFNDKRAQIGIHIFMEGWIRYVSRSEMAMKDYCEDDELELCISSEPTEYALRMGETWKLWGEKCGVHVIAEKSYSFEESVVGRDTVMPSPPLYHLLPHPHRSSIKASTPKQWCDFLLAELQNHNIGLFLLGKKELDG